CACCGTGCAGATCGCCGGCGCGGCCAAGGACGCCTACGACTTCGTCAACGAGGCCGGGCTGTGGGTGGAGCGGCTGCCGCACGTGGCCTCCGTCCGCTTCTCGGAGGACACCCCGGGGCTGCAGACCCTGGAGATGGACACCCGCGCCAAGGACGGCTCGACGCACACCACGAAGTCGTACCGGGTGGTCTTCCCGCACCACAGGATCGCGTACAAGCAGGTCACCCTGCCCGCGCTGATGACCCTGCACACCGGCTACTGGACGTTCGCGGAGAACGACGGCGGCGTCGCCGCGACCTCGCAGCACACCGTGGTCCTCAACACGGCGAACATCGCCGCGATCCTGGGCCCCGACGCGACCGTCGCCGACGCCCGGGGGTACGTCCGCAGCGCGCTGAGCACCAACAGCCGCGCCACCCTGGGCCATGCCAAGGACTACGCCGAGAACAAGCGCTGACCATGGCCGCGCTGGACACCGATGTGCTCGTCGTCGGCGCCGGACCGGTCGGTCTGCTGCTCGCCGGGGAGCTGCGCACCGGCGGGGCACGGGTGACCGTGCTGGAGCGGCTGACCGAGCCCACCGCCGAGTCGCGGGCGTCGATCCTGCACGCCCGCACCATGGAACTGCTGCACGAGCGGGGCCTGGTCGAACGGTTCGGGCCCCCGCCGGACGCCGGGCCCGGCCACTTCGGCGGCATCCCCCTCGACCTGACCGAGGCCGGCGACAGCCCGTACGCCGGTCAGTGGAAGGCACCGCAGACCCGTGTCGAGGCCGTTCTCGCGGACTGGGCGACCGGGCTCGGCGCCGAGGTGCGACGCGGCCACACGGTGACCGGTCTGGTCGAGGCGCCCGACCGGGTGCACGTCGTCGCGACCACGTCGGCGGGTGAGCGGCTACGGCTGAGCGCCGCGTACGTCGTAGGCTGCGACGGCGAGGAGAGCGCCGTACGGCGGCTGGCCGGCTTCGCGTTCCCCGGTGCCGGTCCCACCAAGGAGCTGCTGCGCGCGGACCTGGCGGGCATCGACCTGCGGGAGCGGCGCTTCGAGCGGCACGCGGGCGGGGTGGCCAACGCCCGCCGCGGACCGGACGGCGTCACCCGCATCATGGTGCACGCGTTCGACCGGGTACCCGGCGAGTCGAAGACCCCCGCCTTCGAAGAGGTCTGCGCGGTGTGGGCCCGGGTCACCGGCGAGGACGTCAGCGGCGCCGAGCCGGTCTGGCTCAACGCGTTCCACAACGCCCGGCGGCAGGCCGCCCGTTACCGCATCGGCCGGGTGTTCCTCGCCGGGGACGCCGCCCATGTCCAGCTGCCGGTGGGCGGGCAGGCTCTCAACCTCGGCCTGCAGGACGCGGCGGACCTCGGCGGAAAGCTCGCCGCACACCTCACCGGCCGGGCCGGCGAGGAACTGCTCGACACCTACCACGCCGTCCGCCACCCGGTGGGCGCACGCGTGCTCGGCAACATCGAGGCTCAGGCTCAGCTGTTGTTCGGCGGGCCCGAAGTGGACGGCGTGCGGACGGTGTTCCGGGAACTGCTCGGGATCCCGTCGGCCCGCCGCCATCTCGCCGCGATGATCAGCGGGCTCGACGGCGGCGGCCCGGCCGTGACGGAGCCCGGCGGCCCAGCCGTTCCCGGCGCTCCCGGACCGAATCGTCAGCACACCACGCACAGGAGGATCACCATGGGCAAACTGACCGGAAAGACCGCGCTCGTCACCGGCTCCAGCCGCGGCATCGGCCGGGCCACGGCGATCCGGCTGGCCCGCGAGGGGGCGCTCGTCGCGGTGCACTGCTCCAGCAACCGCGAGGCCGCCGACGAGACCGTCACCGCCATCGAGAAGGAGGGCGGCCGGGGCTTCTCGGTGCTGGCCGAACTCGGGGTGCCCGGCGACGTCCACGAGCTGTTCCTGGTCCTGGAGCGGGAGCTGAAGGAGCGCACCGGAGCCAGCACCCTCGACATCCTGGTGAACAACGCCGGCGTCATGGGC
The Streptomyces sp. NBC_01485 genome window above contains:
- a CDS encoding SDR family oxidoreductase produces the protein MAALDTDVLVVGAGPVGLLLAGELRTGGARVTVLERLTEPTAESRASILHARTMELLHERGLVERFGPPPDAGPGHFGGIPLDLTEAGDSPYAGQWKAPQTRVEAVLADWATGLGAEVRRGHTVTGLVEAPDRVHVVATTSAGERLRLSAAYVVGCDGEESAVRRLAGFAFPGAGPTKELLRADLAGIDLRERRFERHAGGVANARRGPDGVTRIMVHAFDRVPGESKTPAFEEVCAVWARVTGEDVSGAEPVWLNAFHNARRQAARYRIGRVFLAGDAAHVQLPVGGQALNLGLQDAADLGGKLAAHLTGRAGEELLDTYHAVRHPVGARVLGNIEAQAQLLFGGPEVDGVRTVFRELLGIPSARRHLAAMISGLDGGGPAVTEPGGPAVPGAPGPNRQHTTHRRITMGKLTGKTALVTGSSRGIGRATAIRLAREGALVAVHCSSNREAADETVTAIEKEGGRGFSVLAELGVPGDVHELFLVLERELKERTGASTLDILVNNAGVMGGVAPENLTPEAFDRLFAVNAKAPYFLVQRALDNLPDGGRIINISSGLTRVANPQEVAYAMTKGAIDQLTLHFAKHLGPRGITVNSVGPGITDNGTPIFDDPEAVAAMANYSVFGRVGETRDVADVVAFLASDDSRWITGSYLDASGGTLLG